A region of the Sphaerodactylus townsendi isolate TG3544 linkage group LG15, MPM_Stown_v2.3, whole genome shotgun sequence genome:
aTGGTTTCATTGTACTGTATTTGGTTTTATTGTAGCCTATAGCCTggatataaatacttttaatacaGGCAGGTGGGAGGTCCGGTGTTACCAGGAGGTTGCCAGCAATGTGTGAGATAGGCACATCTGTGTGCCCCTCCATCTAccacctagatcagtggtggcgaacctttggcactccagatgttatggactacaattcccatcagccccagccagcatggccaaatggccacttggtcatgctggcagcggctgatgggaattgtagtccatatcatctggagtgccaaaggttcaccaccacggatctagatgttgagttctgcagcagcagcccagctcaCTGCTGCATCCTCCCCTTGGGATGTCAACCTGGGGAGAGAGGCAGCTGCAGGTGGCTGGTGGTGGCACAGAGGAAGGTATGAGGCACAGgcttcaggggtggggggaaacatagggaggaggaggaagcaggaaataCAATGcttcagttcctcactcctggGGTAGGGTGGGAAGAGGCTGGCAGCCAAacacctcacccccccccaagttgcaTCCCTGGCTTGAGTCAAGATGGCTATGGCtcatccactggcgtaatgcccattggctATGGCTCATTAGCACCCACCCTATGAAATCCAGTATAGTGTAGCAGTTACAGCTTCAAACAAGGTCTGAGAAAACCAGGCTCAAAACCTCATTTTGCTGtggaaagctcactgggtgattttggacccaTCACATATTTGCAGCCTAATCTTTCTCCATAGTGGTTTCacagataaaaagaagaagagattaaTGTAAATAAGCTTctttggtccccattggggaatAAGACTCGTTGGGTagtgtaaccctggccttcatcccctgcctcataaaatattgaagttcatgtGATTTCTCATaccatgtgctgcaaaatgccagtttccatgtttgtattggtggatagcagagtgtcccagccaagagcaagcctaaggcaaaacagcctgtttaatctatgagttactccaggcaattatctggacgtctcataacaaggacatgcatcttttgattatctcaccctaccAGAATgttccattgacataatggaatcttcaaatctcctgaacaccacacctcgctaagctgcttttAGAACTTCCTGatactgtggctcattccgcacatgtcccgggaagtagaaacaatagatagagctgctaattagctcagctctgaaatcccagcatggaaacccagaaaatccaggaatagaaacttacagaAATAGAAACTTAATAGCTCTCGCCCCAAACtactcacaggggtataaaaatacagggcaccccaagttccacgttcttaatgctggttctttagtgctagctggctagctagccacctcctgctgctggttcatgttctcaatgctggctctcaatgctggcccccaccctccatgctggcataggaatccctgccttcttccagaacttctctgcagatttaggtaacgcataagtcccctgcttccccaactcctattgtatcatccaaaacctatcttttcctccctatttatatacttaggaactgtgtgtatgtgctttaatgtctcactgtgtgattgtttgcaaccaaaatttatataaaaatatttaaaccgcaatttggtcttttgtgaattctctgcagatacatttcaagccgttactggtatacatagtcttaaaagatccctacccagcctgcctctcgcattgctNNNNNNNNNNNNNNNNNNNNNNNNNNNNNNNNNNNNNNNNNNNNNNNNNNNNNNNNNNNNNNNNNNNNNNNNNNNNNNNNNNNNNNNNNNNGCAACATTAGACTTCACCCTTTCTCACAGTAATGGGCTCATGACCGATGTATGTGGCTATCTAAAAAACCCCTTCGCTATGAAACTGTTATGAATAAAGGAGCATGCATTCAAATGGCAGCTAGTGCATGGCTTACCAGCCTTCTCTATGCTGTGTTGCACACGGCTGCCACTTTTGCTATGACATTCTGTTCCAATATTGTGGACCAGTTTTTCTGTGAGGTCCCACAACTAGTTAAGATATCTTGCTCTGATTTGTATGTAGTTGAAAGCATACTTCTGATATTCAGTGTTGCAGCAGCATTGGGTTGCTTTGTATTTATCATCATTACATACATACAGATCTTCACTACAGTACTCAGAATCCCTTCATCACAGGGAAGGCAAAAGGTCTTTTCCACCTGTATTCCTCATCTCATTGTTTTCTCCATGTTTCTATTTGGTGGAATGCTTGTCTACCTGAGACCtattccccatccctctccacaCACCAACTTGGCCTTTGCCGTCATATATTCTGTAATCCCGCCCATGATGAACCCTGTAATTTACAGCATGAGAAACAAGGAGATAAAGCTTGCAATGTGCAAACTTTTACACTTGAAGTAGTTTagtcagaattatttttttttattttatcctgTAAAAACATAATCGATATGCTTTTAGTGAGGTTTAGCAATGAAAAATAAGTAGAATCGTGGTGGATTAAGCCTGGTGGATTAGACCTGGTCatttagcccagcatcctgtctaaTAGAAGACACAAATGGTGACCTTGGAGAACCAATAAACAGggcctttttaaaagaatccccATAATCCAGTTGTTTCTGTCTCAGACTGAGACCTGCTATTAGGAGAAGATTTTAATGCAATAATGGAGTCAACCTTGGATAGAggcatgaaaagaaaaagaatacatCCTTCAGTAAAacagttttctctcccccccaacccctttATCCCTTTTTCAGTTTATAGATATTTGGAGGATACATTATCTGTCTGAGAAAGATACTTAGTATTCACACGTTCATAATACCTTTCCCAGGATGATTGAGTTTTGATCTCAACATTATTGGCAAATGAGATCAGtgatataaaataaatagtgtTATTTATGCAGACCATGTCTCAATTTACTTAGTTATagtcaaagctttttttttaaaaaaaaaaaaagtcatgccaTTTAAATGGAGTATTAAGGAATACTCTTAAAATTAAGAAGAACTTGGTAAAAACATGGTGTTTTTCTTTACACTCACTCCAGCAGATGGGCCAGACACACAAGTGCCAGTCATCTCTCAGCCCCTCTGCAGCAAAAGCTGGATGTTCTGGCTGCagtggagctgtgctggcatccagaaTGGACGCCAGCAGAGGGAAGGGGGCTGGATCATTCCTGGGGGTGAAAGCTATGTTAATTGACTTCTACTCTGGGTTTGTGGCCCATTGTGCTGCAGTCCCAGTCCTTTTGGGTGGTATGGTCCCAATGAAGAGGTTTCTAGTTGCAGGGAGGATTTATGCTTTTGGGTCTGGGTTGCTCTGTAAGCTGGAAACGAACAAACTTGTGCAAATTGACATATACTCcctccattttaaaataaatcgtttagatcagtggttctcaacctggcggTCGGGACCCGTTtgggggggtcgaacaaccctttcacaggggccgcctaagactctctgcatcagtgttctccatctgtaaaaaggataaatgttagggttgggggtcaccacaacatgaggaactgtattaaagggtcgcggcattaggaaggttgagaaccactgatttagatgatgatttttttaaaaaaaaattgggaagatGAAAGTAAATTACCAGCATTAAGGGTTAGGGGGAAAATCAGttattgggaaaaaaacaaaggatGGATCCATTGCATCAATTAACAACTTCATTTTTGAAAGGTTTTTACTGAGTATTATCAGGAATTATATAAGGCTCGTTATCCTGATATGAATAGAATTAAAAATTTCCTAAGAGTGTTCAGAAAGTTGAATTGGTGCACAATATTGCAgcccaggatgttgactggattGGGCAGTAGGAAGCATACTGCCCTCatcctcttcctttttctctggCTTCCAGCATGTTTCCAGGTGCAGTCCAAGGTGCTTGTGTTGGCCTTTAAAGCCTGTTATGGCTTCAGACCAACATAACTGAGGGACCGCCTTTTCCCCTTAGCCCTTTCTTAGATGTTAAGGTCCTTTGCTAAGCTATTACTTCAGGTATCCCAGCATTTTTATGTTGGTTGAGATTGGGTGAGCAGCAATGAAAGAGAATGCCTTTTTGGTCATGGCATTAAAACTCTGCCGAGTAATTTTCATTTgtcgattcgatttcgatttcgaatacctttaatggcatatagattgtttaagattagcttagcaaggtaataacagcctttacaactttacaatttctgacgagttaaaataacaccatttaaaaatttagccaccgcttccaacagctcgtagttgtggctgtttaaaagatatataaccttctgtttatctgtaatgccttcacttccatgcaggaaggggattatgtgcttcttcctacgtatctcataaaagggacaatccaagtGCAGATGAGGTAATTTTTCCACAGaatccatgccacacgggcatttcctgtctttatgtggTATTCCAAgttggcgtccaaggctaaagagGAGAGAAgacagggcattacacctagctattaaggtgattgctctacgccactgaCCTCCAACCACAGgagagataaaggtactgggctgcaattagtctatccataggtattcccagagagatcggggaacaggttttattagcttcctcaaTTTTCATttgtctccttccttctctcactGTCTTCTGTGAGGAGGAAATTTCATATGCCATTCTGTCCATGATCTCTCATTGCTGCCctttgttttaatattgatatCAATACTATTTAGtttagttttttttgtttcttgttaatgatgttttcataatgttttattttaatggttaGCTTCACAGAAAGGTGGCATACACAtattgtaaacaaataaatgcacgTGTAGCTATGCTGCTTTGAATGCAAACATCTTTGTGCCAGTCATCCCTCAGCCCCTCTGCAGCAAAAGCTGGATGTTCTGGCTGCAGTGGATCTGTGCTGGCATCCAGAATGGACACCAGCAGGGGGAAGAGGGGTGGATCATTTCTGGGGGTGAAAACTATGTTAATTGACTTCTACTCTGGGTTTGTGGCCCATTGTGCTGCAGTCCCAGTCCTTTTGGGTGGTGTGGTTCCAATGACGAGCTTTTCAGttgcagggaggcttttttctcctttcctgcacctCTAAGGACTGGGTTGCTCTGTAAGCTGGAAAAGAACAAACTTGTGCAAATTGACATATACTCcctccattttaaaataaatcatttagatcagtggttctcaacctggcggTCGGGaccccttggggggtgggggtcaaacaaccctttcacaggggccgcctaagactctctgcatcagtgttctccatctgtaaaatggataaatgttagggttgggggtcaccaccacatgaggaactatattcaagggttgcggcattaggaaggttgagaaccactgatttagatgatgatttttttaaaaaaaaaattgggatgaAGAAGGTAAATTACCAGCATTAAGGGTTAGGGGGAAAATCAGTTATTGGGAAAAAATAAAGGATGGATCAATTGTATCAATTAacagcttcatttttaaaaggtttttactGAGTATTATCAGGCATTATATAACGTTTGTGCTCCAGATATAGATAGAATTAAAAAATTCCTAAGTAAACTGAAAATACTTAAATTGGCAAAGGAACAGAAAAGGTTAATggctgaaaaaaataaatttccaTGAAATGATTACTGTAAATCAAAACCTCAAATCAAATAAAGCAGTTGGATCTGATTGGCTTATGCTGGTGTTTTTTTAACCCCTTGTGTTTAATAAAGTTACccacaaataacatatttgaatTGGGATGTTTACCAGAAACATGGATAAAAAGTAAAATTATGGTTATTCTTAAACCTTCAAAAGCTCCTAACATCACTAGTTCCTACAGACCTGTTAGTTTGCTAAATTTAGATTGCGAAATTGTAGCATCTATATTAACCAATTGGATGAAATGTATAATTGATTGGCATATACCATCTGACCAGACTGGTTTCACACCAGCACACCATATAACAACAAGCATACAAAAATAGAATGACATACAATAATATTAACATTATTATAAATAGCATTCCTGCATTCCACAATAAAAAGGCAAGTTCAAATATTAGTGGGTAAAATTAGAACTTTATTAATGACAGACCAGTCATAGCAATGTCACTTCACAGCTTCTTCAGTGTGGGGTACTGTAATTAATGGTAGTCAAATAGGCTACCCATCTTCAGATTAACTAGTTCATCAGACACAAACTCCAGCCCTCTCTTTTATGGCCCTCTTTGATTTCTCTGCTCTTCTTCATACAGCCAGTATGAAGCAGCATACAAAGGAAAACACATGAAGATAGACCCCATCAAGGTTGAAACAATGAATGAAAATAGTAAAAAGTCAGCATACAAATCTCAGCAAGACATAAAACGGTATAGCATCTTAAAATGAGTATCTTAGAATAGCTTTGAGGCTACAAGCAGACTGTAAAAAGAAAGAATTTAGATGAATCAACcccttgacagaaaaaaaattgacaaatctccaggaatttacccaAACAATGCTTGCTGCGTGTATAGATGTGTGTGAGAACCAGTGCTTATCAGTTCTTTGTTTTTCTCTACCGTGGACCTACAAGAaggtttttaactttttttgatATTTTGCACAGCGCTTCTTGAATATCCTTGTTTCTGAGGCTATAAATGATTGGATTCAGGACTGGGGGTAaaacaacatataaaacagcagAGAACAGGTCAACGGTGGGAGAGGAGAGGGCTTTGGGCCTCATGTATGAAAACCCAACTGTGAGAATAAATAAGGAAAACACTGTCAAGTGCGGAATGCAAGTCGAGAAGGCTTTGTATCTGCCCTGAACTGATGGAATCTTCAGCACGGCTGAGAAGATGTAGCCATAGGAAGCAAAGATGAACACAAAGCAGAAGGAATCCACAATTAATCCAAGAACAAATATCAGGAGTTGATTAGCTTCTGTATCCGTGCAAGAGATCTTTTGTAGCTGAGGGATATCACAGAAAAACTGCTCAATAATATTGGACCCACAGAAGTTTAAACAAAAAGTAATACTAGTTTCTATTATTGCATGGATCAAACTACTGGTCCAGGAAGCAGCTGCCAGGTGAGAGCAGGTATCCCAGTTCATGATTAACATATACTGTAGAGGATGGCAAATTGCTACATAGCGGTCATAAGCCATGATGGTAAGCAGAGCTAGCTCAGCACTTGCAAAAGTTATCACTAAGAATATCTGTGCAACACACCCATAGAATGAGATCAGCTTGCTGTTTGTTAAGGAGGCGGCCATGGATTTGGGAACAGTGGTGGAAATAAAGCATATATCTGAGAAGGATAAGTTCACCAGAAAAAAGTACATAGGGGTGTGAAGCTGGTGACTGAGGAACACCAGTGTGATTATGAGAGCATTCCCACACAGGGCTATGACATATATGAACAGGAATATCACAAAATGCAACATCTGTCCATTGGGGTCATCAGAAAAACCCTTCAGAAGGAACTCCATAACTGTGGATTGGTTTGACATTTGGTTTGGAAATATtctgtgaaaagaaagaaagtcaTTAATGGAAGAAAc
Encoded here:
- the LOC125444095 gene encoding olfactory receptor 14A16-like; its protein translation is MSNQSTVMEFLLKGFSDDPNGQMLHFVIFLFIYVIALCGNALIITLVFLSHQLHTPMYFFLVNLSFSDICFISTTVPKSMAASLTNSKLISFYGCVAQIFLVITFASAELALLTIMAYDRYVAICHPLQYMLIMNWDTCSHLAAASWTSSLIHAIIETSITFCLNFCGSNIIEQFFCDIPQLQKISCTDTEANQLLIFVLGLIVDSFCFVFIFASYGYIFSAVLKIPSVQGRYKAFSTCIPHLTVFSLFILTVGFSYMRPKALSSPTVDLFSAVLYVVLPPVLNPIIYSLRNKDIQEALCKISKKVKNLLVGPR
- the LOC125444094 gene encoding olfactory receptor 14C36-like, yielding MWLSKKPLRYETVMNKGACIQMAASAWLTSLLYAVLHTAATFAMTFCSNIVDQFFCEVPQLVKISCSDLYVVESILLIFSVAAALGCFVFIIITYIQIFTTVLRIPSSQGRQKVFSTCIPHLIVFSMFLFGGMLVYLRPIPHPSPHTNLAFAVIYSVIPPMMNPVIYSMRNKEIKLAMCKLLHLK